A genome region from Hymenobacter tibetensis includes the following:
- a CDS encoding NAD(P)-dependent alcohol dehydrogenase, whose product MQAVYFKQYGPADVLQYGELPTPSIKANQILVRVRASSVNPVDWKVRQGDLKLITGLKFPKIPGRDVAGEVAIVGANVVRFAPGDRVYGLPNDGVGGANAEYAVLAESVAAFIPEKLSFEEAAAVPLAALTALQALRDHGQLLSGDRVLINGASGGVGCFAVQLAKALGAGEITGVCGPDNEELVRSLGADRVLNHQDNDFTKELSRYDIVFDAAGKSSFVASKEALRRNGRYITTTPDPTAILAGTAAAVFSTKTQHAFMAKESGSDLALISAWLQAGTIRPVIDKTFPLQELAEAHRYNEQGHAAGKTVLTVQ is encoded by the coding sequence ATGCAAGCAGTCTATTTCAAGCAATATGGTCCCGCTGACGTGTTGCAGTACGGCGAGTTGCCAACTCCCTCTATCAAAGCCAACCAAATTCTGGTTCGTGTACGAGCCAGCAGCGTGAATCCCGTCGATTGGAAAGTTCGCCAAGGCGACCTAAAGCTTATTACCGGACTTAAATTTCCTAAAATACCTGGCCGAGACGTGGCAGGCGAAGTAGCAATTGTAGGAGCCAACGTGGTACGCTTTGCCCCCGGCGACCGAGTGTATGGGTTGCCCAACGACGGAGTGGGCGGAGCCAATGCCGAGTATGCTGTGCTGGCGGAGTCGGTGGCCGCTTTCATTCCAGAGAAGTTGAGCTTCGAGGAAGCCGCCGCCGTACCCTTGGCAGCTCTTACGGCCTTGCAAGCCCTACGCGACCATGGCCAGCTACTTTCTGGCGACCGGGTACTTATCAATGGGGCATCTGGCGGAGTGGGCTGTTTTGCCGTGCAACTGGCCAAAGCCCTAGGCGCCGGGGAGATTACAGGCGTGTGCGGCCCAGACAACGAGGAGCTAGTACGCAGCCTTGGCGCCGACCGGGTGCTCAACCACCAAGACAACGACTTCACCAAGGAACTAAGCCGTTACGATATCGTCTTCGATGCGGCCGGTAAAAGCTCGTTTGTGGCTAGCAAGGAGGCGTTGCGCCGCAACGGCCGATACATCACCACCACTCCCGACCCGACTGCTATTCTTGCTGGTACGGCCGCGGCCGTCTTTTCCACCAAGACACAACACGCCTTTATGGCTAAGGAAAGCGGCTCCGATTTAGCCCTGATTTCCGCCTGGTTGCAAGCCGGCACTATTCGCCCCGTCATTGACAAAACCTTCCCTCTGCAAGAGCTTGCCGAAGCGCACCGCTACAACGAGCAAGGCCACGCCGCCGGCAAAACTGTGCTAACGGTACAATAA
- a CDS encoding M1 family metallopeptidase translates to MKHLSALSLLILAASANTQGQAPTAPAEPIGPYRASATKINDLVHTKLDVRFDYAKRYLYGKEWVTLKPHAYATDSLRLDAKGMDITSVALMTGEQQQKLKFDYDQSNLRINLGKSMAPGTAYTIYIEYTAKPNELKAQGSAAITDAKGLYFINPDSTEKGKPVQIWTQGETEASSAWFPTIDRPNQKTTSEISMTVPAKYVTLSNGALVSQKPAGAGLRTDTWKMELPHAPYLFMMAVGDFKIFKETWRGKEVSYYLEPKYAPYAKQIFGNTPDMLEFFSTRLGVEFPWNKYAQIVVRDYVSGAMENTSATLHGEFVQMTDRELLDRQYQNESVIAHELFHQWFGDYVTAESWSNLTVNESMADFSEGLYAEHKYGADAADAHNYRNLRNYLSSPRDAAKDLVRFHYGDKEEMFDLVSYQKGGAILDMLRTYLGDDVFFACLQKYLKDNALGNGEAHQMRLAMEAVSGQDLNWFYNQWYFRSGHPVVTIEYTWDASKKVQAVTVKQTQPGEVFRLPFAIDYYVKGKAQRQRVTMTEATQTFTMPLDSKPDLVNVDAEKTLVWQPTENKPLADYVYQYNHAPLYLDRREALLAAAKEQKTNAAARTLLLSGLRDKFANLRSLSLERLELEDKAVAKAAAPAIRKMINSEKETSVLANALITLAKLKDKGDAKTFAKQLTGSKSYAVQGASLQALALTDPAQALAKAKAYEADEHESLTQAVTAVYAMAGGTAEWAYIRNKYDAAGPQGKFGMLEDIATMLPRLQDPTAFSEGVDRIKAIAIQYKSRGADKPMIGLLQSITKEKPGPAASMQQPIIDKAVTEIEQAK, encoded by the coding sequence ATGAAGCACCTTTCTGCGCTGAGCTTGCTGATTCTGGCGGCCAGTGCCAACACGCAAGGCCAGGCTCCCACGGCACCGGCCGAACCGATTGGCCCCTACCGGGCATCGGCCACCAAAATCAATGACCTAGTGCATACCAAGCTGGATGTGCGTTTCGATTACGCGAAGCGCTACCTCTACGGCAAAGAGTGGGTTACCCTCAAGCCCCACGCCTACGCCACCGATTCGTTGCGGCTCGATGCCAAAGGCATGGATATCACGTCAGTGGCTTTGATGACTGGAGAGCAGCAACAGAAGCTAAAGTTCGACTACGACCAAAGCAACCTGCGCATCAACCTCGGCAAATCCATGGCGCCGGGCACCGCCTACACCATTTACATCGAGTACACGGCCAAGCCCAACGAGCTGAAAGCGCAAGGCAGCGCGGCCATCACCGATGCCAAGGGCTTGTACTTCATCAACCCCGACAGCACCGAGAAAGGCAAGCCCGTGCAGATTTGGACGCAGGGCGAGACGGAAGCCTCATCGGCTTGGTTTCCCACCATCGACAGGCCCAACCAGAAGACCACGTCGGAAATCAGCATGACCGTGCCAGCCAAGTACGTCACGCTCAGCAACGGCGCGCTGGTGAGCCAGAAGCCGGCTGGCGCCGGCTTGCGCACCGATACCTGGAAGATGGAGTTGCCACACGCGCCCTATCTGTTCATGATGGCCGTCGGCGACTTCAAAATTTTCAAGGAAACCTGGCGCGGCAAAGAAGTGAGCTACTACTTGGAGCCCAAGTACGCGCCCTATGCCAAGCAGATCTTCGGCAACACGCCCGATATGCTGGAGTTCTTCTCGACCCGCTTGGGCGTGGAATTCCCGTGGAACAAGTACGCCCAGATTGTGGTGCGCGACTACGTGAGCGGCGCCATGGAAAACACCTCGGCCACGCTGCACGGCGAGTTTGTGCAGATGACCGACCGGGAGTTGCTCGACCGCCAATACCAGAACGAGTCCGTTATTGCCCACGAGCTGTTTCACCAGTGGTTCGGCGACTACGTGACGGCCGAAAGCTGGAGCAACCTGACCGTGAACGAGTCGATGGCCGACTTCTCGGAAGGGCTCTACGCCGAGCACAAGTACGGGGCTGATGCCGCTGATGCGCACAACTACCGCAACCTGCGCAACTACCTCTCCAGCCCTCGCGACGCCGCCAAAGACTTGGTGCGCTTCCACTATGGCGACAAAGAGGAGATGTTTGACTTGGTGAGCTACCAGAAAGGCGGTGCCATTCTGGACATGCTTCGCACTTACCTTGGCGACGATGTATTCTTTGCATGTCTTCAGAAATATCTGAAAGACAATGCCCTCGGCAACGGTGAAGCCCACCAGATGCGTCTTGCCATGGAAGCCGTATCGGGCCAAGACCTAAACTGGTTCTACAACCAGTGGTACTTCCGCTCTGGCCACCCCGTCGTTACGATAGAGTATACCTGGGATGCCTCTAAAAAGGTGCAGGCCGTAACGGTGAAGCAGACGCAGCCCGGCGAGGTATTTCGCCTGCCTTTCGCCATCGACTATTACGTGAAAGGCAAAGCCCAGCGCCAGCGCGTGACCATGACCGAGGCCACCCAAACCTTCACGATGCCGCTGGACAGCAAGCCCGATCTGGTGAACGTGGACGCTGAAAAAACCCTGGTGTGGCAGCCCACCGAGAATAAGCCCCTCGCCGACTACGTGTACCAGTACAACCACGCGCCGCTCTACTTAGACCGCCGCGAAGCTCTGCTGGCTGCTGCCAAAGAGCAGAAAACCAATGCCGCTGCTCGTACCCTGCTCCTGAGCGGCCTGCGCGACAAGTTTGCCAACCTTCGCTCGCTTTCGCTGGAACGCCTCGAACTCGAAGACAAAGCGGTGGCCAAGGCGGCGGCTCCTGCCATTCGTAAGATGATCAACAGCGAGAAAGAAACCTCGGTGCTAGCCAACGCCCTGATAACGCTGGCGAAACTCAAGGACAAGGGCGATGCCAAAACCTTCGCTAAGCAACTAACCGGCAGTAAGTCCTACGCGGTGCAAGGGGCATCTCTCCAAGCGTTGGCCCTCACTGACCCAGCGCAGGCACTTGCCAAAGCCAAAGCCTACGAGGCAGACGAGCATGAGTCCTTGACGCAAGCAGTAACAGCGGTGTACGCCATGGCGGGCGGCACGGCCGAATGGGCTTACATTCGCAACAAGTACGATGCCGCCGGGCCACAAGGCAAGTTTGGTATGCTAGAAGACATTGCCACGATGTTGCCGCGCCTCCAAGACCCAACCGCCTTCAGCGAAGGAGTGGACCGGATCAAGGCCATTGCCATCCAGTACAAGTCGCGCGGCGCCGATAAGCCGATGATTGGGTTGCTACAAAGCATCACCAAAGAAAAGCCGGGTCCTGCCGCCAGTATGCAGCAGCCCATCATTGATAAGGCCGTGACTGAGATTGAGCAGGCCAAATAA
- a CDS encoding glycine-rich domain-containing protein gives MMPVRQPDLWNRIRRFELDDPTAAFSFTDRLARENGWPLEYALRAVLEYKKFMFLLCLTEQSLTPSDQVDQVWHLHLLYTRSYWLDFCEQVLGRPIHHGPTRGGDAERGKFNDWYGRTKALYQEVFGAAAPADIWPDNETRFRDVNFRRVNLSAFWLLPKLRFRRKT, from the coding sequence ATGATGCCAGTCCGGCAACCCGACCTGTGGAACCGCATCCGGCGCTTCGAGCTGGATGATCCAACTGCGGCGTTTTCCTTCACCGACCGGCTGGCGCGCGAAAATGGCTGGCCCCTCGAATACGCTCTGCGGGCGGTGCTGGAGTACAAGAAATTTATGTTTCTGCTCTGCCTGACCGAGCAGTCGCTCACCCCCTCCGACCAAGTGGACCAGGTGTGGCACCTGCACCTGCTCTATACCCGCTCCTACTGGCTGGACTTCTGCGAGCAAGTGCTTGGCCGCCCGATTCATCACGGCCCTACCCGCGGTGGCGATGCCGAGCGCGGCAAATTCAACGACTGGTACGGCCGCACCAAGGCGCTCTACCAGGAGGTATTTGGCGCCGCGGCACCCGCCGATATTTGGCCCGACAATGAAACCCGATTTCGAGATGTAAACTTTCGCCGAGTGAACCTGAGTGCTTTTTGGCTGCTACCTAAACTTCGTTTCCGTCGCAAAACATGA
- a CDS encoding NAD(P)-dependent alcohol dehydrogenase produces METSTSPTSSTVATIKTPAYGATNSIFNGLKRMEIERHPPQADEVHIDILYCGVCHSDLHQAKNDWKNTVYPCVPGHEIVGQVLEVGSTVTKFKVGDIVGVGCMIDSCGQCKPCQQGEENYCQGPVSWTATYNGPMKPDGNGANTFGGYSTNITVKESFVLRIPEGLNLSAVAPILCAGVTTYSPMKHWNVKEGDRVGIVGLGGLGHMAVKLAKALGANVTVITTSKEKQADAQAMGAHEVLISTDSDAMKQHEASFDFILNTIPDAYDITDYVSLLDLDGTVVAVGLLGEYKKPLNNMDMAMYRRTVAGSIIGGIAETQEVLDFCAKHKILPEVQMISMQEINKAFDDLMDKEVRYRHVIDMQSLKEEEA; encoded by the coding sequence ATGGAAACCAGCACCTCCCCCACATCCAGCACTGTCGCAACTATCAAAACCCCTGCCTACGGCGCCACCAATTCGATTTTCAACGGCCTCAAGCGCATGGAAATCGAGCGGCATCCGCCCCAAGCCGACGAAGTGCACATTGACATTCTGTACTGCGGCGTGTGTCACTCCGATTTGCACCAGGCGAAAAACGACTGGAAAAACACAGTATACCCCTGTGTACCAGGCCACGAGATAGTAGGACAAGTGCTGGAAGTTGGCAGCACCGTCACCAAGTTCAAAGTAGGCGACATCGTGGGTGTGGGCTGCATGATAGACTCCTGCGGCCAGTGTAAGCCTTGCCAGCAAGGCGAGGAGAACTATTGCCAAGGCCCCGTAAGCTGGACGGCCACTTACAACGGCCCGATGAAGCCCGATGGCAACGGTGCCAATACCTTCGGCGGCTACTCCACCAATATCACCGTGAAGGAATCCTTCGTGCTCCGTATCCCCGAAGGGCTGAACCTCAGCGCCGTCGCGCCGATTCTGTGCGCAGGTGTCACCACGTACTCACCGATGAAGCACTGGAACGTGAAGGAAGGTGACCGGGTCGGTATTGTGGGCCTCGGGGGCTTGGGCCACATGGCCGTGAAGCTGGCCAAAGCTCTAGGCGCTAACGTGACGGTTATTACCACGTCCAAAGAGAAGCAGGCGGATGCCCAGGCAATGGGTGCCCACGAAGTACTGATTTCTACCGACTCCGACGCTATGAAGCAGCACGAAGCCTCGTTCGACTTCATCCTCAACACCATCCCCGACGCCTACGATATCACCGATTATGTCAGCCTGCTCGACCTCGATGGTACCGTAGTAGCTGTGGGCTTGCTAGGCGAGTACAAAAAGCCGCTCAACAACATGGATATGGCCATGTACCGCCGCACCGTAGCCGGCTCCATCATCGGCGGCATTGCCGAAACGCAAGAAGTCCTCGATTTCTGCGCCAAACACAAAATCCTGCCCGAAGTGCAGATGATTTCCATGCAGGAAATCAACAAAGCCTTCGACGACCTGATGGACAAAGAAGTGCGCTACCGCCACGTCATCGACATGCAGTCCTTGAAAGAAGAAGAGGCGTAA
- a CDS encoding formylglycine-generating enzyme family protein — MPRRKNSWTFRLMLFLVLGLIPMATWAQKGRATTGPPALPAPPGTVRVTENLFIDQAEVANIHWLEYLHFIRRDSALAFYNSQLPDSTVWQPVPTVEQKQAPQAYFRAATYVYHPATGISYEQALAYCHWRSIMVNRGYFQSVEFRKQHPELRDYQVTVEFGLPTEAEWQLGAAGSLPAGPRPFEVIQTKPAGKVKGQKLAAVKDLVACLDAQQLPHSATEVAYELPFNLQENYYLAGSNQVFTCAPPKAEFPLQLTVRGPLNGFGMQHIIGNVAEMTAVKGMAKGGSFKTSVQDLKLASRQLYQGPQSWLGFRCVATVRIAPKTGQ, encoded by the coding sequence ATGCCGCGTAGAAAAAATAGCTGGACATTCCGTTTAATGCTCTTCCTGGTGCTAGGGCTAATTCCTATGGCTACATGGGCGCAGAAAGGCCGCGCAACCACTGGCCCACCGGCGCTACCCGCACCGCCCGGCACCGTGCGAGTAACTGAAAACCTGTTCATTGACCAAGCAGAAGTAGCCAACATCCATTGGCTGGAATACCTGCACTTTATCCGTCGCGACTCTGCGTTAGCCTTTTACAACTCTCAATTACCTGATTCTACGGTCTGGCAACCCGTCCCGACAGTTGAGCAGAAGCAAGCGCCCCAAGCGTACTTCCGGGCTGCAACGTATGTGTATCATCCGGCCACGGGCATTAGTTACGAGCAGGCGCTGGCATATTGCCACTGGCGTAGCATCATGGTCAACCGTGGCTATTTCCAGAGTGTGGAATTTCGCAAGCAGCACCCCGAACTGCGCGACTACCAGGTGACGGTTGAGTTCGGGTTGCCCACGGAAGCCGAATGGCAGCTAGGTGCAGCCGGGAGCTTGCCGGCGGGCCCGCGCCCCTTCGAGGTAATCCAAACCAAACCCGCTGGAAAAGTCAAAGGCCAAAAGTTAGCCGCTGTCAAAGACCTAGTAGCCTGCCTCGACGCCCAACAACTGCCACATTCTGCCACCGAAGTAGCCTATGAGCTGCCGTTCAACCTACAGGAAAACTACTACCTGGCGGGCAGCAACCAGGTATTCACCTGCGCCCCACCCAAAGCGGAATTTCCGTTGCAGCTAACCGTACGAGGGCCACTCAACGGGTTTGGAATGCAGCACATTATCGGTAACGTGGCAGAAATGACGGCCGTCAAGGGTATGGCCAAAGGCGGCTCTTTCAAAACCTCCGTGCAGGATCTGAAATTAGCGTCGCGCCAACTATACCAAGGCCCGCAAAGCTGGTTGGGCTTCCGGTGCGTAGCCACAGTCCGGATAGCACCGAAGACGGGGCAGTAA
- a CDS encoding type IA DNA topoisomerase gives MKVCIAEKPSVAREIATVLGANRRMDGYYEGNGYQVTWTFGHFCQLREPEDYRPEWKRWSIHDLPMLPETFGIKLMRRDDGVVRQFTVIKNLLANAEEVINCGDAGQEGEVIQRWVLMEAKYRKPFKRLWISSLTEEAIRQGFANLRDGAEFDKLYQAGKSRAVGDWLLGLNATRLFTLKYAAGQRQVLSLGRVQTPTLALLVDRYHEIQNFKPEPYWVLRTEYRGTMFSHVAPPKKGKADDDEPDEKARLKARGYFVSQEEADAAMAAVKDVPLTVTGVEIKKGYETPPSLFDLTSLQVQCNNQLGLSAEDTLKTVQSLYEKKVVSYPRVDTTFLPDDQYVKIPDILRGLGGYAGLTAPLLATKIRKSTKVFNNNKVTDHHAIIPTGASAGGLGGNESSVYDIIVRRFLAAFYPDCEVSNTTVTAEAGGYPFRVRGRQILNPGWRVVYGDPEKQQAPSAPKAAGEGEDDVVSTVLPNFVKDETGPHKPRLDQKVTQPPREYSEAMLLRGMETAGRNVDDDELRLAMKENGIGRPSTRAAIIETLFKRGYIVRDKKKILPTATGVELIGLIRNPTLKSAELTGQWERKLRQIEAGNLDAGLFLDELKQLVREMVMEVKQDGSGRGITVSKTELADLTGQKKAAATKAAPPKAAATPAVPGALGPCPACGSGHVLRGKSAFGCSRWREGCQFRLPTEFEGKKLTDKQMQPLLVKGRTPVIKSFLDDAGQKFDAAVRLTPQRTLELVRAAESKPTTATDPGQIPCPVCRLGQMLKGKAAYGCSRFREDCQFRVPFEWGGKTLSDTQMNQLLRKGKTGVIRGFISAKSGQRYEAVLQISPEGRIEPVFGQG, from the coding sequence TTGAAAGTCTGCATTGCCGAAAAGCCGAGCGTTGCCCGTGAAATAGCCACTGTACTCGGGGCCAACCGACGCATGGACGGTTACTATGAGGGCAACGGCTACCAGGTCACTTGGACATTCGGCCACTTCTGCCAGCTCCGGGAGCCCGAGGACTACCGCCCCGAATGGAAGCGTTGGAGCATCCACGACCTGCCCATGCTGCCCGAAACTTTCGGCATCAAGCTCATGCGCCGCGACGACGGTGTGGTGCGGCAATTCACGGTTATCAAAAATCTGCTGGCCAACGCCGAGGAAGTGATAAACTGCGGCGACGCCGGGCAGGAAGGGGAGGTGATTCAGCGGTGGGTGCTGATGGAAGCCAAGTACCGCAAGCCATTCAAGCGCCTCTGGATTTCGTCGCTCACCGAAGAAGCCATTCGCCAGGGCTTTGCCAACCTGCGCGACGGCGCCGAGTTCGACAAGCTCTACCAAGCCGGCAAAAGCCGCGCCGTAGGTGACTGGCTACTTGGCCTGAACGCCACGCGCTTGTTTACGCTCAAGTATGCGGCGGGTCAGCGGCAGGTGCTCAGCCTTGGCCGGGTGCAAACGCCCACGCTGGCGCTGCTGGTAGACCGGTACCACGAAATTCAGAACTTCAAGCCGGAGCCGTATTGGGTGTTGCGCACCGAGTACCGCGGCACCATGTTCAGCCACGTCGCGCCGCCCAAAAAGGGCAAGGCCGATGACGATGAACCCGACGAAAAGGCTCGCCTGAAAGCCCGCGGCTATTTCGTGAGCCAGGAAGAAGCCGATGCCGCCATGGCTGCCGTGAAGGACGTGCCACTCACGGTAACGGGTGTCGAAATCAAGAAGGGCTACGAAACGCCTCCTTCGTTGTTTGACCTGACTTCCTTGCAAGTGCAGTGCAACAACCAGCTGGGACTTTCGGCCGAGGACACGCTCAAGACAGTGCAGAGCCTCTACGAGAAAAAAGTGGTGAGCTACCCGCGCGTAGACACCACCTTCCTGCCCGACGACCAGTACGTGAAGATTCCCGACATTCTGCGGGGCTTGGGTGGCTACGCGGGCCTGACGGCGCCGCTGCTGGCCACCAAAATTCGCAAGAGCACCAAGGTTTTCAACAACAACAAAGTCACCGACCACCACGCCATCATCCCGACCGGCGCGAGTGCCGGCGGCCTCGGCGGTAACGAAAGCAGTGTCTACGACATCATTGTGCGCCGTTTCCTGGCTGCTTTCTACCCCGATTGCGAAGTCTCGAACACCACCGTAACGGCCGAAGCGGGTGGCTACCCGTTTCGGGTGCGCGGCCGCCAGATTTTGAATCCTGGCTGGCGCGTGGTGTACGGCGACCCCGAGAAGCAACAGGCGCCTTCCGCCCCCAAAGCGGCTGGGGAGGGTGAAGACGATGTGGTAAGCACGGTGCTGCCCAACTTCGTGAAAGACGAAACCGGCCCCCACAAGCCCCGCCTCGACCAGAAAGTAACGCAGCCCCCGCGCGAATACAGCGAGGCCATGCTGCTACGCGGTATGGAAACCGCCGGCCGCAACGTGGACGACGACGAGCTGCGGTTGGCCATGAAGGAAAACGGCATTGGGCGCCCAAGTACCCGCGCCGCCATCATCGAAACGCTGTTCAAGCGCGGCTACATCGTGCGCGACAAGAAGAAGATTCTGCCTACTGCCACTGGCGTTGAGCTTATCGGGCTTATCCGTAACCCCACGCTTAAGTCGGCGGAGCTGACCGGGCAGTGGGAGCGGAAGCTGCGCCAGATAGAAGCTGGCAACTTGGATGCTGGCTTGTTTTTGGATGAGCTCAAGCAGCTGGTGCGCGAAATGGTGATGGAAGTGAAGCAGGACGGCTCGGGCCGCGGCATCACCGTCAGCAAAACTGAGCTAGCCGACCTCACGGGCCAGAAGAAAGCCGCCGCCACCAAGGCTGCTCCGCCCAAAGCCGCCGCTACGCCAGCTGTTCCCGGTGCGCTTGGGCCGTGCCCGGCTTGCGGCAGTGGCCACGTGCTACGCGGCAAATCGGCGTTCGGCTGTTCGCGTTGGCGCGAAGGCTGCCAGTTCCGGCTACCTACCGAGTTCGAGGGCAAGAAGCTCACCGACAAGCAGATGCAGCCACTGTTAGTGAAGGGCCGTACGCCGGTTATCAAAAGCTTCTTGGACGATGCTGGCCAGAAGTTCGACGCGGCTGTTCGCCTTACGCCACAGCGTACGTTGGAGCTGGTGCGCGCGGCCGAAAGCAAGCCTACTACCGCCACCGACCCCGGCCAGATTCCGTGTCCGGTGTGCCGCCTTGGCCAAATGCTGAAGGGCAAAGCCGCGTATGGTTGCTCCCGCTTCCGCGAAGACTGCCAGTTCCGGGTACCCTTCGAGTGGGGCGGCAAAACCCTGAGCGACACGCAGATGAACCAGTTGTTGCGCAAAGGGAAAACCGGCGTCATACGTGGTTTTATATCGGCTAAGTCGGGGCAGCGGTACGAGGCGGTGCTACAAATCAGCCCTGAGGGTCGTATTGAGCCGGTATTCGGGCAGGGATAG
- a CDS encoding DUF2905 domain-containing protein, with product MTPQLGKLLVFLGLTVAALGAFIWLGGGSLLSWFGRLPGDIRVERPGFRLYAPIVSMLLVSVLLSVLLWLWRRFG from the coding sequence ATGACGCCCCAACTCGGTAAACTCCTTGTTTTTCTCGGTTTAACCGTGGCGGCCCTTGGCGCTTTTATCTGGCTCGGGGGTGGCTCGTTGCTGAGCTGGTTTGGCCGCTTGCCTGGCGACATCCGCGTTGAGCGGCCCGGCTTTCGGTTGTACGCGCCTATCGTTTCGATGCTGCTGGTGAGCGTGTTGCTAAGCGTGCTGCTGTGGCTGTGGCGGCGTTTCGGTTGA
- a CDS encoding prolipoprotein diacylglyceryl transferase, which yields MFLLSTLLLPSAEGHQYYTVCYVLAFGVQLALLLRAGYQRGYPLQTWLVLLAASTLAFIVGTKLVAIPAHEWPALLQHGQWPTTTARSVLGGGVGFAVALVLLRRWLGFSWHVADVFAGPFCAGLVVQCVGCLLTGCCFGEVTDGSWGVTYAAGSIPYLFQQQQGLLAPGAPHSLALHPTQLYTLVLCAGVGLVLWLTRHRAWPAGSRALLQAGLLVVGRLLIDFWRDPASEPVGAGIVRLGSISMLELQWVLLPYAALLLGAWGLLVYRARLMALIPDVPPTNQPVRNLLVVVAVLVCTLLLPVGALTSPEVVVVKAALLVVVVLATGSVLHGAVTTRRIGLPLTAASVVLLFTNQVPADSTETPYFSFTPGFINGTYDQDIDGGGGCSSPAYRVGYYHQYQAVGGDFAYTRPSKRKAGRVSYGVGVWGGREYVNAQQLTPGRPFLTANPKDGQRFSLFDINPHIQRDRIRAGGFGYGFRVGLHVGNLAHVGRYDVSRGLDKINVVPEGALWLGVRRILFAQADYGAGPLGLGNPTGRIALGSGLGSTWSRQVLAGVALSEYTPDVSMGFVSASVPVGHTGLWVEPYGATNFGRHHQVAVRLQYRLSKER from the coding sequence ATGTTTCTACTCTCTACTCTGTTGTTGCCTTCCGCCGAAGGGCACCAGTACTACACCGTCTGCTACGTGCTGGCTTTCGGGGTGCAGTTGGCGCTGTTGCTGCGGGCGGGCTATCAACGCGGCTATCCGCTCCAGACATGGTTGGTGTTGTTAGCAGCCAGCACGTTGGCTTTCATCGTTGGCACCAAGCTAGTTGCCATACCTGCGCATGAGTGGCCTGCCCTGCTACAGCACGGCCAATGGCCCACCACTACGGCCCGGTCGGTGCTGGGCGGCGGCGTTGGGTTTGCGGTGGCGCTGGTATTGTTGCGCCGCTGGCTGGGTTTCAGCTGGCACGTGGCCGATGTGTTTGCGGGACCGTTTTGCGCGGGCTTGGTGGTGCAGTGCGTGGGGTGCCTGCTGACGGGCTGTTGCTTCGGGGAAGTGACGGATGGTAGCTGGGGAGTCACGTATGCCGCGGGGTCTATTCCTTACCTCTTTCAGCAGCAGCAAGGCCTACTAGCCCCGGGGGCCCCTCACTCTCTCGCGCTGCACCCTACCCAACTCTACACGCTGGTGCTCTGTGCGGGGGTTGGGCTGGTGCTTTGGCTGACGCGCCACCGAGCGTGGCCGGCGGGCAGCCGGGCCCTGTTGCAAGCTGGGCTGCTGGTAGTGGGGCGGCTGCTTATCGACTTCTGGCGCGACCCAGCCAGTGAACCTGTGGGCGCGGGTATTGTCAGGTTGGGAAGCATTTCTATGCTGGAGTTGCAATGGGTGTTGCTGCCTTATGCGGCGCTATTGCTCGGGGCATGGGGCCTGTTGGTGTACCGCGCCCGCCTTATGGCACTGATACCAGACGTGCCGCCCACCAATCAGCCAGTGCGGAATCTGCTGGTTGTGGTGGCAGTGCTCGTTTGCACGTTGCTGCTACCTGTTGGCGCGCTTACATCACCTGAGGTAGTGGTGGTAAAGGCGGCACTGCTGGTTGTAGTAGTGCTGGCGACGGGCAGTGTCTTGCACGGCGCTGTAACCACGCGCCGGATTGGTTTGCCACTCACGGCAGCGTCGGTGGTCTTGCTCTTCACTAACCAAGTCCCTGCCGATTCAACTGAAACTCCTTATTTCTCTTTTACTCCCGGCTTCATCAACGGCACCTACGACCAAGATATAGATGGCGGAGGCGGTTGTTCTAGTCCGGCGTACCGAGTGGGCTACTACCATCAGTATCAGGCCGTAGGGGGCGACTTTGCGTATACTCGCCCGTCGAAGCGTAAAGCGGGCCGTGTGAGCTATGGAGTAGGTGTGTGGGGAGGCCGGGAATACGTGAATGCCCAACAGCTTACGCCGGGTAGGCCCTTCCTTACAGCCAACCCTAAAGACGGCCAACGCTTCTCCCTGTTTGATATAAATCCTCACATTCAGCGGGATAGGATACGCGCCGGCGGATTTGGCTACGGCTTTCGGGTAGGCCTTCACGTGGGCAATCTGGCACACGTTGGGAGGTATGATGTGTCAAGAGGCCTAGACAAAATAAATGTAGTGCCAGAAGGCGCGCTTTGGCTGGGTGTGCGGCGCATCCTGTTCGCTCAAGCCGATTATGGGGCCGGCCCCCTTGGGCTAGGCAATCCAACTGGCCGCATAGCGTTGGGCTCCGGCCTGGGGTCCACCTGGAGCCGGCAGGTACTGGCAGGAGTAGCGTTGTCTGAATACACACCTGACGTAAGCATGGGGTTTGTAAGTGCCAGCGTGCCGGTGGGCCATACGGGCCTGTGGGTGGAGCCATACGGTGCCACCAACTTCGGCCGCCATCATCAAGTAGCTGTACGCCTGCAGTACCGGCTGAGCAAGGAACGCTAA